Proteins encoded in a region of the Marinomonas maritima genome:
- a CDS encoding MlaA family lipoprotein has protein sequence MFKVIGALLFGSMLLLVQSCANVPVETKEDPWEGFNRSMFTFNDAIDGAVLKPIAKGYKAVTPNPVQKGVSNFFSNLGEIGNITNNLLQGKWDETSSSTFRFLINSTAGWFGIFDVASELGLKHYKEDFGQTLGYWGVSSGPYLVLPFFGPSTVRDGSGLVVEYTYIDETEALNLSRDDKLGLMALDVVDTRARLLSAESLIVGDRYSFIRDVYLQSRAYDVYDGNPPRKEQSHEGSIDGSWGEDSNDDSWGDDSWGDDEGFSNSGQPEGTSWSE, from the coding sequence ATGTTTAAAGTAATAGGTGCTTTACTTTTTGGCTCTATGTTATTGCTTGTGCAATCTTGTGCAAATGTGCCAGTAGAAACCAAAGAAGATCCATGGGAAGGCTTTAACCGCTCTATGTTTACCTTTAATGATGCGATCGATGGCGCCGTTTTAAAGCCAATTGCGAAAGGTTATAAAGCGGTCACGCCAAACCCCGTGCAAAAAGGGGTAAGCAATTTTTTCTCTAACCTTGGCGAAATTGGAAATATCACTAATAATCTATTACAAGGAAAATGGGATGAGACGTCCTCTTCCACTTTTCGTTTTTTGATTAATAGTACCGCAGGCTGGTTTGGTATTTTTGATGTCGCAAGCGAGCTGGGGCTAAAACATTATAAAGAGGATTTCGGCCAAACGTTAGGTTACTGGGGGGTGTCGTCTGGTCCTTATCTTGTATTGCCATTTTTTGGCCCTTCAACTGTACGTGATGGTTCGGGTTTGGTGGTCGAATACACGTATATTGACGAAACAGAAGCTCTTAATTTGAGCCGTGATGATAAATTGGGATTGATGGCTCTGGATGTTGTCGATACTCGTGCTCGTTTGCTTAGCGCCGAATCTTTGATTGTAGGAGACAGGTACAGCTTTATCCGAGACGTGTATTTGCAGAGTCGAGCGTATGATGTCTATGACGGTAACCCTCCGCGAAAAGAGCAATCACATGAAGGCTCGATTGATGGTAGTTGGGGCGAGGATAGCAATGATGATTCCTGGGGCGATGACTCTTGGGGTGACGATGAAGGTTTTTCTAATAGTGGCCAGCCTGAAGGTACCAGTTGGTCTGAATAA
- a CDS encoding diguanylate cyclase, with amino-acid sequence MSKKLPVSHWFNNDFFSETLLKVFLLVIGVSCLILISLNTFAEHYTVAFCETLLLILTASLWFLPRRWHYYQWVVFFYVSFIFLGILAVVAFSPLFSGRQVWVLIFPMSAYLMLGRRIAVWLSGVCLALVAIILYLRFYDPHGIQLVSVVINLVFAYLFLWGLTHGAEKIHKKMMATLTVVASTDPLTGLANRRNMIAKYEQQFKAAKKDGDGLAFVLIDLDHFKRVNDNYGHDIGDAVLVDFAERLRAHEGDSEQLFRLGGEEFCVLMSASKSKTWAVSFCQYIHDTPFRFNGHDICYTASIGVSSSNEEGGDFKHLYSIADQRLYKAKNSGRNCVVLEG; translated from the coding sequence ATGAGTAAGAAGCTTCCGGTATCTCATTGGTTTAATAATGATTTCTTCAGTGAAACCTTGTTAAAGGTTTTTTTACTGGTGATTGGGGTTTCCTGTCTTATTCTTATTTCTCTCAATACCTTTGCAGAACATTATACCGTAGCCTTTTGTGAAACCCTTCTTCTTATCTTAACGGCCAGTTTATGGTTTCTTCCCAGGCGATGGCATTATTACCAATGGGTTGTTTTCTTTTATGTGTCCTTTATATTTTTAGGCATCCTGGCTGTGGTTGCATTTTCACCTTTATTTTCAGGTAGGCAGGTATGGGTGTTAATTTTTCCTATGAGCGCCTACTTGATGTTGGGTCGACGTATTGCCGTGTGGTTAAGCGGTGTTTGCCTCGCATTAGTGGCGATAATTTTATATTTACGCTTCTATGACCCTCATGGTATTCAACTCGTTAGTGTTGTGATCAATTTAGTCTTTGCCTATCTTTTTCTTTGGGGGCTTACTCATGGCGCAGAGAAAATACATAAAAAAATGATGGCAACCTTAACGGTAGTGGCTTCAACAGACCCTTTAACGGGCCTCGCAAATCGTCGAAATATGATCGCTAAATATGAACAACAGTTTAAAGCGGCGAAAAAAGATGGCGATGGGTTGGCGTTTGTATTGATCGATTTGGATCATTTTAAAAGAGTGAATGACAACTATGGCCACGACATTGGCGACGCTGTCTTGGTTGATTTTGCTGAAAGGTTGAGAGCTCATGAGGGAGACAGTGAACAATTGTTTCGTTTGGGTGGCGAAGAGTTTTGTGTGCTGATGTCAGCGTCGAAAAGCAAGACATGGGCAGTGTCGTTTTGTCAGTATATTCACGATACGCCGTTTCGCTTTAATGGCCATGATATTTGTTATACGGCGAGCATTGGTGTTTCAAGCAGTAACGAAGAGGGTGGCGATTTTAAGCATTTATATTCGATTGCTGACCAACGTTTATATAAAGCCAAAAACAGCGGGCGAAATTGCGTTGTTCTAGAAGGGTAA